Proteins encoded together in one Penicillium digitatum chromosome 1, complete sequence window:
- a CDS encoding 60S ribosomal protein eL22, with protein sequence MAPAAARGRKAQKVTQKFIINASQPASDKIFDVSAFEKFLHDRIKVEGRVGNLGENVVISQVGDGKIEVVAHIPFSGRYLKYLTKKYLKKQQLRDWLRVVSTSKGVYELRFYNVVNDEAEEDEE encoded by the exons ATGGCTCCCGCTGCT GCTCGTGGTCGCAAGGCCCAGAAGGTTACCCAGAAGTTCATTATCAACGCTTCGCAGCCCGCTAGCGACAAGATCTTCGATGTCTCTGCCTTTGAGAAGTTCCTCCACGACCGCATCAAGGTCGAGGGCCGTGTCGGCAACCTTGGTGAGAACGTTGTGATCTCCCAGGTTGGCGATGGCAAGATCGAGGTTGTTGCCCACATCCCCTTCTCCGGCCGCTACCTGAAGTACCT CACCAAGAAGTACCTCAAGAAGCAGCAGCTCCGTGACTGGCTCCGTGTCGTCTCCACCTCCAAGGGTGTCTACGAGCTCCGCTTCTACAACGTCGTCAACGACGAGGctgaggaggatgaggaatAA
- a CDS encoding RNA exonuclease 3 → MFTPLGLFRAILCPQGNDCTLLKCIFSHDNKSNPPEARPSIITTSGDDGPPPKRAKKDNTLLPGSPIPSDGLKEPSVEMARHSSRSVALKQNQNPKDASRPQEIALPTSSNSPPNHSGNEPAKRTNTAAAGSSSQLPPRKVPKETLNPRMLAHAPATHGSRTAILQKLHSAMTALNEKLRKDKNSSNRCFVLTPDELITMALDEEEKFARDSPSVYGNVIKLRIVRVTKMGVDEWAKEVMSHLNARYYKINPVQKPPVTPRPINTGLTPAEEIAVVSQLVTPLAGLEEHGYVTKQPTNADIEAAKRGVSESKGWEKCDRCGQRFQVFPGRREDGTLASGGYCNYHPGRPVYPQRKKTDHVTGPSQPYFPCCSEALGTSTGCTRAETHVYKVSETKRLASILQFQKTPSQPGKGHLEPVSIDCEMGYTTLGLELIRLTAVSWPKGSDLLDVLVRPMGEVLDLNTRFSGVTPQHYASASPYGTPIPKTSLPSADEKTKTSPPLQLVQSPAEARELLLKLLQPETPLIGHAIDNDLNACRIIHPTVIDTVLLYPHPRGLPIRLSLKALVQRHLGRDIQVGDNGHDSKEDSVATGDLVRVKVGEKWKELQKKGQRIEGGKLVRQDGEVSTFTSSWTTVQKRKSCR, encoded by the coding sequence ATGTTCACGCCGCTCGGACTTTTTAGGGCAATTTTATGCCCGCAAGGCAACGATTGCACTCTTTTGAAATGCATCTTCTCTCATGATAATAAATCGAACCCCCCTGAGGCTCGGCCTTCGATAATTACAACGTCGGGTGACGATGGACCTCCTCCCAAACGGGCCAAAAAGGACAACACACTGTTGCCGGGGtctcccattccatctgacgGCTTGAAAGAACCATCGGTCGAGATGGCACGGCACTCATCAAGATCAGTTGCCCTCaagcaaaatcaaaaccCAAAAGATGCCTCAAGACCTCAGGAAATTGCCCTGCCTACCTCAAGCAATAGCCCACCAAACCATTCAGGGAACGAGCCTGCGAAACGCACTAATACCGCGGCCGCTGGGTCTTCATCACAACTTCCTCCTCGCAAAGTCCCAAAAGAAACTTTGAACCCTCGCATGCTTGCCCATGCACCAGCCACTCATGGCAGTCGGACTGCCATCCTCCAGAAGCTGCACTCAGCTATGACTGCTCTCAACGAAAAGCTACGAAAGGACAAGAATAGTTCGAATCGATGTTTTGTCCTAACCCCGGACGAACTCATCACGATGGCtctcgacgaggaagagaaatTCGCGAGGGACAGTCCAAGCGTTTACGGCAATGTTATCAAACTTCGAATCGTGAGAGTTACAAAGATGGGCGTTGACGAGTGGGCCAAGGAGGTAATGTCCCATCTGAATGCGCGGTACTATAAGATAAATCCCGTTCAAAAGCCGCCGGTGACCCCCAGGCCTATCAACACAGGCCTTACCCCCGCAGAAGAAATCGCAGTTGTATCCCAGCTAGTCACACCTCTCGCTGGCCTCGAAGAACATGGATATGTCACAAAACAGCCCACAAATGCAGACATAGAAGCCGCCAAGAGAGGCGTTAGTGAGTCCAAGGGCTGGGAGAAGTGTGATAGATGCGGTCAACGATTTCAGGTGTTTCCAGGTCGTCGCGAGGATGGTACCCTGGCCAGCGGTGGCTACTGTAACTATCATCCAGGTCGACCTGTTTACCCCCAGCGTAAGAAAACAGACCATGTCACTGGCCCCTCCCAGCCATACTTTCCCTGCTGCAGCGAAGCACTGGGAACGTCTACCGGCTGCACCAGAGCCGAGACACACGTGTACAAGGTCTCGGAGACTAAGCGACTTGCATCCATCCTCCAGTTCCAGAAAACCCCATCTCAGCCAGGAAAAGGACACCTTGAACCTGTCTCGATTGACTGCGAGATGGGCTACACGACGTTAGGCCTCGAACTGATCCGTCTCACTGCGGTCAGCTGGCCTAAAGGCTCTGATCTCCTTGATGTGCTGGTCCGGCCTATGGGCGAGGTATTAGATCTCAACACACGCTTTTCCGGTGTCACACCACAACACTATGCTTCTGCCAGCCCATATGGGACTCCAATTCCCAAGACAAGTTTACCGTCAGCAGATGAGAAAACGAAAACCAGCCCACCCTTGCAGCTTGTTCAGTCACCTGCGGAGGCGCGCGAGCTACTTCTGAAGCTCCTCCAGCCTGAGACACCTCTTATCGGCCATGCAATTGACAACGACCTCAATGCTTGCCGTATAATCCACCCCACGGTCATTGACACTGTTCTCCTGTACCCCCACCCCAGAGGCCTACCCATTCGTCTAAGTCTCAAGGCTCTTGTTCAAAGGCACCTTGGCCGCGACATTCAGGTCGGGGACAATGGGCACGATTCAAAGGAGGATTCAGTTGCGACCGGTGATCTTGTGAGAGTGAAAGTGGGCGAGAAATGGAAAGAGTTGCAGAAGAAGGGACAGAGAATTGAAGGTGGCAAGTTAGTCCGTCAGGATGGCGAAGTATCAACATTCACATCTTCATGGACGACTGTCCAGAAAAGAAAGTCCTGCAGATAA
- a CDS encoding Lipase/serine esterase, putative, with the protein MPDTSKADHLCVLVHGLWGNPSHLNYIASALKDRYSDDNLYILCPKTNSGNYTYDGIELGGERIVHEIEETLESLAEKGQKITKISVIGYSLGGLLARYAIGLLNARGWLDRLEPMNFTTFATPHVGVRAPLKGYKDQIFNVLGPRTISASGRQMWLIDSFRDTGRPLLGVLADPESIFIAGLKKFRQRSVYANIVNDRSVAFYTSGLSKVDPFRDLEDVKINYVKGYEDVIIDPDLHVLPPAERKAGTVAGRFWKKVKSVTRSIPLSLLLLVLVPLASVLFLINAGIQTFRSSKRIRLHEVGENGKRFGRYRVPVLIQDVQHVMEQAFENVNAIQEPAYLSNSDTEVSEVAPEKSARSSVSKSAQNDAESESVAARHSSTTEVSTYPKLALTHEQFGIIDSLNAVGIRKYPVHIQKHHHSHAAIIVRVEKDGFREGKIVMKHWLDNEFAL; encoded by the exons ATGCCAGATACCTCCAAAGCTGATCACCTCTGTGTTTTGGTTCATGG ACTTTGGGGAAACCCTTCGCACCTTAATTATATCGCATCTGCTCTGAAAGACAGATATAGCGATGACAACCTCTACATCCTCTGCCCGAAAACTAATAGCGGCAACTACACCTACGACGGAATCGAGTTGGGCGGAGAACGAATAGTGCATGAGATCGAGGAGACGCTTGAATCCCTAGCCGAAAAGGGACAGAAGATCACCAAAATCAGTGTGATTGGATACTCACTTGGTGGCCTGCTCGCGCGCTATGCGATCGGCTTGCTCAATGCACGGGGTTGGCTGGATAGGCTGGAACCCATGAACTTCACGACCTTTGCCACACCACATGTTGGGGTGAGAGCCCCACTGAAAGGGTACAAAGATCAGATTTTCAATGTTCTAGGCCCCAGGACGATCTCGGCATCTGGCCGCCAAATGTGGCTGATCGATTCCTTCCGAGATACTGGACGGCCGCTTCTCGGTGTTTTGGCTGATCCGGAGAGCATCTTCATAGCTGGACTGAAGAAGTTCCGGCAGCGGAGTGTCTATGCGAATATCGTCAATGATCGCTCAGTTGCCTTCTATACATCTGGTCTCTCCAAAGTGGACCCATTCCGGGATCTGGAAGACGTGAAAATTAACTACGTCAAGGGTTATGAAGATGTTATTATCGACCCCGACCTTCATGTGCTTCCTCCGGCGGAAAGAAAAGCTGGAACCGTAGCAGGGCGATTCTGGAAGAAGGTCAAATCGGTGACCCGTTCGATACCTCTGTCACTCCTGCTCCTTGTTCTTGTACCTCTGGCTTCTGTACTCTTCTTGATAAACGCCGGGATCCAAACGTTTCGAAGCTCAAAGCGAATTCGTTTGCATGAAGTTGGCGAGAACGGCAAGCGCTTCGGGAGATATAGAGTACCGGTTTTGATCCAAGACGTTCAGCATGTTATGGAGCAGGCCTTTGAGAACGTCAATGCTATACAAGAACCAGCTTACTTGTCCAATAGCGATACTGAAGTGTCAGAGGTGGCGCCTGAAAAGTCCGCCAGATCATCTGTCTCGAAGTCTGCGCAAAACGATGCCGAATCCGAGTCTGTAGCAGCTAGACATTCATCAACAACGGAGGTTTCAACATATCCTAAGCTTGCATTGACTCACGAACAATTTGGAATTATCGATTCCCTCAACGCTGTGGGAATTCGGAAATATCCTGTCCATATACAGAAGCACCACCACAGCCACGCTGCTATCATCGTCCGGGTTGAGAAGGATGGGTTCCGAGAGGGCAAGATTGTGATGAAGCATTGGTTGGATAATGAATTCGCCTTGTGA